The following proteins are encoded in a genomic region of Bacillus sp. FJAT-22090:
- a CDS encoding HEAT repeat domain-containing protein produces the protein MIIEMIYFYWVIGILLGFQLLLLALLCIRKWLRNRENDRQDKVYEDNLELFVDYLMSENWMIPKALVIRANFEVAERIFSETFTDVKDAHIREKLEQAAESIFAETYLKRMKRGTWSTRVNTLYFIEDFKLISLKPFLQDHLSKLKVWDEEKNQTVRALAALNDLSIVDYLNRDRTATLQHYLDVFSRLNEDTFGNAIKLSKESYNPMCRIAILSFIGLTKNLRYQPLLEDELQNENLEMRIQALKGLYRLNYISNIELLIPFFESSSWQERMFSCRISGVLMLEVFEPFLVKLLGDREWWVRNAAAESILQIFGEDKLYFLSKNHSDLYARDMAVQWITSKKGGSKD, from the coding sequence ATGATTATAGAAATGATTTACTTCTATTGGGTTATTGGTATTCTTTTAGGATTTCAATTACTATTATTAGCTCTGCTATGCATTAGAAAGTGGCTCAGAAACAGAGAGAATGATAGACAAGACAAAGTGTATGAAGACAATCTAGAGCTTTTTGTGGACTATCTAATGTCAGAAAACTGGATGATACCTAAGGCCCTTGTAATTAGAGCGAATTTTGAAGTGGCAGAACGTATTTTTAGTGAAACATTTACAGATGTTAAAGATGCGCATATACGAGAGAAACTCGAGCAAGCAGCAGAATCTATATTCGCTGAAACCTATTTAAAACGAATGAAAAGAGGAACTTGGTCTACACGAGTAAATACACTATACTTCATCGAGGATTTTAAACTTATATCGTTAAAGCCTTTTCTCCAAGACCACTTATCGAAATTAAAAGTGTGGGATGAGGAAAAGAATCAAACTGTCCGAGCACTTGCAGCATTAAATGACCTTTCCATTGTTGATTATTTAAATAGAGATAGAACTGCAACATTACAACATTATTTAGATGTATTTAGTAGATTGAATGAGGATACTTTTGGAAATGCTATAAAACTGAGTAAAGAAAGCTATAATCCGATGTGCAGGATTGCCATTCTTTCCTTTATTGGGCTTACAAAAAATCTACGTTACCAACCATTATTAGAAGATGAATTACAAAATGAAAATTTGGAAATGCGTATACAGGCGCTTAAAGGCCTTTATAGGTTGAATTATATAAGCAATATCGAACTACTCATCCCATTTTTCGAATCCTCTTCATGGCAAGAAAGAATGTTCAGTTGTCGTATTTCCGGAGTACTAATGTTGGAAGTCTTTGAGCCATTTTTAGTTAAATTATTGGGAGATAGAGAATGGTGGGTTCGTAATGCGGCTGCAGAATCCATTCTTCAAATATTCGGAGAGGATAAACTTTATTTTCTTTCAAAGAATCATTCCGATTTATATGCAAGAGATATGGCAGTACAATGGATCACTTCCAAAAAAGGGGGAAGTAAGGATTGA